The Haloterrigena turkmenica DSM 5511 genome includes the window AAGTTGCTGATCGGGCCCTGGTCGAGGTAGCCGGCGTTATAGACGGCGTCGTCCCGGACGGCTCGGACCTTGCTGGCGGCCGGATCGTCCCGTAGCGGCTCGACGACTGCTTCTCGGAACTCCGATTCGGAGTCCCCGCCGTGGTTGCGAACCAGCAGTACCTCGGGATCGATCTCGAGGAGGGTCTCCAGATCGACCGTACTTCGATCGCCGTATCTGTAGTGTCCCACGTCGGTCGTCGCGAGCGCGTCGGTCAGTCCGAGATCTCGCCACTGCTTAGTGCTGATCCCGCCGTCGTCGAATCGGAAGGGGTAGAACTCGTCTCCCGATTCGGCCGGGTAGACGAGCATCGCGGTCGGTCGCTGGTCGGCCGGCGGTAACCGTTCCTCGATCGTCTCGAGCATCGTTTCGTGAAGGTCGACGAGCGCCTCGTAGCGATCTCGCGCCTGGAACACGTCGGCCATCAGTTCGAGCGCCTCGTAGAGCTCGTAGTAGCGGTAATCGTGCCACTCGTCACTGTGGCGGCGAATGAAGTTGCCGAACAAGGGGCCGACGTCGGTTCTGACTTGATCGACGTCGTCGCGATCCCATTCGTACCAGTGTGTCAATATGTGTGGGTCGATGAAATGGGCGTCGGCGTCCATTTCGTAAAACAGCTCCGTGTCGACGCCGCCTTCGGTCAGTTCCACGACCTCGTCCTCGTCGAACTCGATGTCGGGCAGTTCGTCGTAGACCTCGGTCCCGAACCGTTCGTGGTTCTGAATGCCGAGCGTCTGCCCGCCGCCGAGCGCGAATCCCATGTCCGCGTAACTGGGCAACAGCGCCGTCCACCGCTCGGGCGGCCCCTCGAACTCGACCTCGCCCATCGGCTCCATCGAGACCGTGTACGTCTCGCCGCTCGAACCGTCCGTTTCGCCGCCGGTGATACACCCCGCGAGGAGCGCGCCACCGGTGGCGACCCCCGCACCGATGAACTTCCGTCGCGTCGTTTCGGTTGACCGCATCGAACTCGAGTTTTTAGGCAAGCCTAAAAATTGTATCGGTCGGCTCAGTCGTCGTTCGGGTCGGTGTCTGACCGCTCGTCACCGCCCTCGAGGCGCGCCGCCCGCTCGCGGATCGCCTCGTCGTCGACGGCCTCGAGCAACACCTCGTCGTCGAGCGTCTCCGCGAGCCGTCGCTGGCCGCGCTCGGTTCGCCGAGCCGCGGTTTCGGCCTCGAGGTAGCTCTCGTCGCGCTCGGCCGCGTAGGACTCGGCGAGGCGTCGAACGTCCTCTGCGTCGCGGTCGCCGGGCGCGGTCGTTTCGAAGAGTTCGACCCAGCGCTCGGGGTCGGCCCACTCCTCGTCTCGGTTCTCTCTGTACCGGCGCCAGTCATACCGTTTCGCGAAGCGATCCCAGTACCCGTCCGCCCGGCGCAGGTCCCGGAGCAGCGCCCGGGCGACCGTCGCGCCGTGGCCCGCCGCGATGATCGCCTGATCGCCGCAGCCGGCCAGGGGACCGGCGACGTAGAGGCCCTCGACCGGCGTCCGGCCGTCGTCGTCCGGATACGCGCGGTCGAACCGCTCGACGCTCCCGTCGGCGCCCTCCTCGGTGACGAACAGCGCCCCGTCGTCGTCCAGTTCGCGGAGGTACGACCCGTCGTACTTCGTCGCCGCGATCACGAACCGGGCCGTCAGGGGGTCGCCGTCCCGGGGCTCGAGTCGGAACCCCTCGCCGTTCGCTGGACCCTCGGTTTCGCCGCCGTCCGCTTCGAACTCGCCGCCCTCGAGCGCGGCGACGGAGTCTACGAGCTCCTCGCGGAGTCGACATCCCGCTTCCCTGGCGTGGGTCTGTGCCAACTCGAGGAACCGCTCGGCCTCGATCCCGCAGGGGAAGCCGAGATAGTTCTCGAGGCAGGCACACCGGCGCAGCGAGGAGGAGCCGCGGTCGAAGACCACCGTCTCGAGACCGTACCGCGCGGTGAAGACGCCGGCCGAACAGCCGGCGGGGCCGCCCCCGATGACGGCCACGTCGACGTCGAACCCGGCGTCGGTCTCGGCGCCGTCGGTCATCGTTACTCGCCAGCGCCGTCGGTCACGATCTCCGCGACGCGGTCGCGGTCGAACAGCCGTGCGTCGTCCGGAATCTCGGGATACGACTGCCCGGATTCGTGCCCCGGCCACTCGCCGAACCGGTCGGGATAGAGCTGTTTGGCCGTCATCTCGAGCTGGAAGAGGTTCATGATCGGCCCCTGGTAGCGCATTCCGCTGGCGACGACGCGGTCGTTCTGGACGGCCGTCAGCTCGCTTCCCGCGGAGTGGTCCTCGAGCCGTTCGCGAATCTCTTCGATGGCGTACCGAGACGTGATTCCCCAGAGGTGGAGGATGACGTCCGGATCGGCCTCGAGCATCGTCTCGTAGTCGACCTCGCCCCAGTCGCCCGACCATTCCACGTCGGCGAGCGCGTCGTGGGCGCCGAGCGGCCGCGTCTCGGCCTGCCAGAAGCCGTCCGTGTTGGTGTGGTAGGAGTAGAAGACGTCCTGTCCCTCCGGTCCCAGCGTGACTCGCGCGACCGTCGGCCGCTCGTCTTCGGGCGGCAGGTTCGACTCGATCTGCGACCGCGTCTCGTCGTAGACCTCCTTCAGCGCCTCGTAGCGATCCCGTTCCTGAAAAACCTCGGCGACCCGCTCAAAGAGTTCCCAGAGCGTGTAGTACTCGTAGCTGTCGGCGTAGGCCTCCGCGGGCTCGCTGTGGACCCCGCTGTGGAAGTTTCCGAACCAGGGACCGACTTGCTCGGCGACGGTATCGATCTTGGATTCGGACCAGTCGTCCTCGGTGGTCAGGACGTACGACGGATCCAGGAAGTGGACGTCGCTGTCGTACTCGTAGAGGTCCTCCTCGACCACCCCGTCCTTGAGCGGGTGGGGCAGCGACTCGCCGTCGAAGGAAACGCCCTCGAGCCGGTCGTAGAACATCGACATCGTCGATCCCGACATCTCGGGCGCGAACAGCGTGTTCACCGCGTCGCCGTGGCCCAGCGCGACCGCCATGTCCGCGTAGTGGGCGAACGTGACGAAGGCGTCCTGGGGGACGGCGTCGAACTCGACTTCTCCCATCGGCGCCATCGACACCGTGTAGGAGTCGCCGTCCTCCGAGCTTGAACTGTCACCGGTGATACAGCCGGCCATCGCCGCGCTCCCGGCCGCGATCCCCGTCGCGACGAACTCGCGTCGACTTCGCTCGAGTTGCCGTATCGATTTCATACGATTTAGGCTGGCCTAATACTCTAAAAATGATTCGGTTTTTGGCCGGCCGAAATTTGCGCGCAACGCGGATGGCTCTCCCAGCCCGCGCTCGGACGGCCGTTCGATCAACCGTGTCGCCGCGCGAGCCGAACCGATTCGGGACAACTGGTAGTGGGGTCGTCCCGCGTGTCTGAACTAATGGGACCAGCAGTCGACTCCGCGGCCGAGACCGAGATCGACGTCGCCGAGACCGTCGACGAACTGATCGGCCGAACGCCGCTGTTGCGACTGGACGCGTTCGCCGACAACTGTTTCGGAAAACTCGAGTCGCACAACCCCTATTCGGTCAAGGATCGGATCGCGCGCGGGATCATCGACGCCGCCGAGCGGGCGGGCGCGCTCGAGCCCGACGACACCGTCGTCGAATCGACCAGCGGGAACACGGGCATCGGGCTGGCGGCGGTCTGTGCCGCTCGCGGCTACGACTGCGTGCTGACGATGCCGGCCTCGATGTCGACCGAGCGTCGGCAACTCCTGAGCGCGTTGGGCGCCGACCTCGAGTTGACGCCCGCCGAGGACGGGATGGGCGGCGCGAACGAGCGCGCCGAGGAGATCGTCGCCGAGCGCGAGGACGCGATCATGGCCCGCCAGTTCGAGAACGAGGCGAACCCGGCGGCCCACCGGGAGACGACCGGGCCCGAAATCTGGGACGCCACAGACGGCGCGGTCGACGCGGTCGTCGCGGGCGTCGGTACCGGCGGTACCATCACCGGCGTCTCGGAGTACATCAAGGAAGAACGGGGGAAGACCGATCTCACGTCGGTCGCGGTCGAACCGGCCGAATCGCCGACGCTCTCGGAACTCAGTTCCGAGGGCCACGACATTCAGGGGATCGGTCCCGGCTTCGTCCCCGACATCCTGCGGACCGAACTGATCGACGAGACCCGCGCCGTCGAGGGTGACGCAGCGAAGGAAGCATCCCGAAAGCTGGGCCGAACCGAGGGACTGCTGATCGGCATCTCCGCGGGCGCGGCGCTGTCGGCCGCGGCCGACTATGCGGCCGAACACCCCGACGAACTGGTCGTCGCCGTCCTTCCCGATACCGGTGAGCGGTACCTCTCGACCGATCTCTACGAACGGGACTAGTGCGGACTGCCGTTTCCGATGGCTTCCACT containing:
- a CDS encoding ABC transporter substrate-binding protein; translated protein: MGEVEFEGPPERWTALLPSYADMGFALGGGQTLGIQNHERFGTEVYDELPDIEFDEDEVVELTEGGVDTELFYEMDADAHFIDPHILTHWYEWDRDDVDQVRTDVGPLFGNFIRRHSDEWHDYRYYELYEALELMADVFQARDRYEALVDLHETMLETIEERLPPADQRPTAMLVYPAESGDEFYPFRFDDGGISTKQWRDLGLTDALATTDVGHYRYGDRSTVDLETLLEIDPEVLLVRNHGGDSESEFREAVVEPLRDDPAASKVRAVRDDAVYNAGYLDQGPISNFYHTERAATDIYPDAFDDATLFDRERVAEIVSGDV
- a CDS encoding NAD(P)/FAD-dependent oxidoreductase; translation: MTDGAETDAGFDVDVAVIGGGPAGCSAGVFTARYGLETVVFDRGSSSLRRCACLENYLGFPCGIEAERFLELAQTHAREAGCRLREELVDSVAALEGGEFEADGGETEGPANGEGFRLEPRDGDPLTARFVIAATKYDGSYLRELDDDGALFVTEEGADGSVERFDRAYPDDDGRTPVEGLYVAGPLAGCGDQAIIAAGHGATVARALLRDLRRADGYWDRFAKRYDWRRYRENRDEEWADPERWVELFETTAPGDRDAEDVRRLAESYAAERDESYLEAETAARRTERGQRRLAETLDDEVLLEAVDDEAIRERAARLEGGDERSDTDPNDD
- a CDS encoding ABC transporter substrate-binding protein, which translates into the protein MKSIRQLERSRREFVATGIAAGSAAMAGCITGDSSSSEDGDSYTVSMAPMGEVEFDAVPQDAFVTFAHYADMAVALGHGDAVNTLFAPEMSGSTMSMFYDRLEGVSFDGESLPHPLKDGVVEEDLYEYDSDVHFLDPSYVLTTEDDWSESKIDTVAEQVGPWFGNFHSGVHSEPAEAYADSYEYYTLWELFERVAEVFQERDRYEALKEVYDETRSQIESNLPPEDERPTVARVTLGPEGQDVFYSYHTNTDGFWQAETRPLGAHDALADVEWSGDWGEVDYETMLEADPDVILHLWGITSRYAIEEIRERLEDHSAGSELTAVQNDRVVASGMRYQGPIMNLFQLEMTAKQLYPDRFGEWPGHESGQSYPEIPDDARLFDRDRVAEIVTDGAGE
- the cysK gene encoding cysteine synthase A; translation: MGPAVDSAAETEIDVAETVDELIGRTPLLRLDAFADNCFGKLESHNPYSVKDRIARGIIDAAERAGALEPDDTVVESTSGNTGIGLAAVCAARGYDCVLTMPASMSTERRQLLSALGADLELTPAEDGMGGANERAEEIVAEREDAIMARQFENEANPAAHRETTGPEIWDATDGAVDAVVAGVGTGGTITGVSEYIKEERGKTDLTSVAVEPAESPTLSELSSEGHDIQGIGPGFVPDILRTELIDETRAVEGDAAKEASRKLGRTEGLLIGISAGAALSAAADYAAEHPDELVVAVLPDTGERYLSTDLYERD